A segment of the Parasynechococcus marenigrum WH 8102 genome:
AAAAGTTCTCAACATTTTCTCTCCTTAATTCTTACTTTCCCCCATTAAACCCAGCAAAATTTCTACAAGGCCTCCTTAACAAGCGAAAAGCTAGAGATCATTACAATAAATTTTTCAAAAAGCATAGCAGTCGTCAAGCTGAACGCATCGAACCAAATTAAGTGGCCGCAACAAAAGCCAAACTCTCGGATCACTTGATTGAAATTTTCGACAAATACAAAGAAATATGGACTATGAAGCAAAGATGTAGCTCTAAATTTAGTCATCAAACAACGACTGGATCATCTGAAGAGCCGAAATTTTGACTCGGAAGAATAGCCTTGTCCTTTGTCTTAACAGCAACAACTTGTGCACTATTAAGCTAGCGCATTGCCGATACTGGGTTCACCAGGTAACGCTTGCGGGATGAGGTCGTCGACGTCCGATCAATAAAATCAATACCAGGACGTAGAACTCCGGCTTTGATCTGAGACACCAACCAATCACGCCCGCAATGCAAGTGTTGCGTCGCCTCCTTTAAGGGCACAAAGCGATCAGGTGATCGTGATTGAACCAGGCGGGAGACTTCTCGCTGCAAATAATCAACCCGCCTAATCAGATCGTTTAATAACTTTGCGGTATTAATGAGGTTACTATCCACAGAACCAACTAGATAACACTAGTTAATTCTAAATTGATATATCTGAAATCGAAAAAGGGGAAGCACTCCCCGGCTTATGCCAAAACAATCCACCAAGCCGGACTTTTTCAGGGCAATAGGGACTGTGGCGCCTGAGAGGTCACACGCATCTCGTAAGACTGAAATGACGCACAGACAAAAAAGAGCCTCCTCGAGTCCTTATGGATCAAGCAGGTCTGGGCTGGAAGATCTGACTGAGATTCACACCAGCTTCGTAGGCCAAAGATCGAACCTCGCTTTGTTGCTCTTCTGTGAGGCCATCCCAGAACGCATCGACAAGATCCATGGTGGCTTTACCTGCACCAAAGACACCTAAGACTGATAAAGGGAAGGCCATCCATGGGAACACAACAAGAACAACTCCCAGAACAGCACTTACTGCAGCACCCTCTTTGGCAGATGCCCAAACAGACTCAGCCACCAAACGAATTTGAGTTTGGCGATCCAAAGCTCCACGCTTACGCATGGCTTCGGTGCGAAGACCAGTCAACAGAGCCTGATAAATGGCGTAGACCAGAACCCCGCCCAGGGGTTGACTCACCCACAAACTCCGTGGAGGAGACAGGACCAACACTCCTGTTGATGTTGACGGATGCAAGTCCAGCCAAAGGAGCGATCTCCACTCCCGCCTTGGGAATCTGATAAGGATCTCGAGAGCGTCCCATGGTTGCGACCCAGAGATTCCAGTTTAGATCTGGCTTCCAGATGCATCAAGGGCATCCGTCGGGAAGCGGAGGGCGGAGTTTGCTTATCTCATTTCAATCTCAACCCCGCTCTAATCGGCTGCTACCAAATGGATCCTGGGTCTCAGGACTGAGATTGGGCTGAGATTGCACCTGAATCACAAACCTCTCTCAAGCAACGACCACATGGGTGTCCCTTTTGGGCTGACACTTTTGGTCATCCCATGTGATTCAAACTAATAGCCCAAATGGGACACCAATATGGGACACCAATATGGTCGTTATTACTAGATAAAGAGTAATTAGAGGGTCTAAATCGCACCACTTCGCTGAGATCCATTGTGCTGCAGTCGATTGACATCGATCACAAAGTCCCCCCTAGAACCCCAAAGTCCGCCCTGAGAGCCATAAAATATTGAATCAAACACACAAATCATAAGATCTTGGCTCACAAGCTGACAAATAGCAAAAGTAGACCAAGGCTATTTCAAATAATAAAGTGACTCTTAAATTTGCTATAAAAGCTCAAGGTTCTCGTAGATAATTTCAGATAGCAAGGCTACATTCGGAAAGAAGTGAAATTTAAGCCTTGCTTTTATTGGCTATGAGACAGTCAAGGTTGATCAGATTGTCGGAAGTCAAAGAAATGACTGGCCTATCAAGGTCGACGATTTACTCACATATGAGCCAAGGTTTATTTCCTAAGCAAAGCAAGGTCGGTACGCGCATTGCTGTCTGGCTCGAATCAGATATTTTGAGCTGGATTGAACAGACCACCAAACAATAAAGTACACTTAAATAATTTCGTTTAACCCTCAAGCCCCTGATCCAGCAGATAGTCCGACCAAGCAATCATGAAATCTCTGCGCTCTTTTAACAAGGTAGATCGGTCATAAGCTTGACGCACTTTATCTCCAATTGCATGAGCCAATTGACGCTGAATCACTTCTGGTTTATAGCCAAGGATGTCCTGTCCAATCGTCAACGGAATAGAGCGAACCCCATGTGCCCGCAGGAGTCCTTGATATCCCAACTTGATTAGATAAGCATTAATCGATGCTGGATTCATATGGGGATAGCAACCACCACGACCAGTGTCAAAAACATATCCAGTATCACCTGTTAAGTCTTTAAGCGGTTCTAGGACATCAATCATTGGTTGGGTCAGCGGAACCAAATGTGACTTCTTGCTTTTCATCCTCTCAGCTGGAATCGTCAAGATTGACTCTCCCTCGTCAATCTCAGACCATCGGATACCAGCCAGCGAACCAACTCTTAAAAATGATAAAAACAATAATTTAACTGCAGACCTAACAACCAAAGAGCCCTTCGTCTCATTGAAATTTAATCGTTCAAAAAATGTGGGCAATTGATCCGCCGTCAGAGTTGGATGATGCTGGACAACGTGGGACGACCGTGCATGCCGCGATCCCTGAGCAGGGTTTGGTTCTGACATCCAGCCCTGATCAATGGCATAACCAAAGACCTGCCTAAGGACCATCAAGGCTTTATCCGCCTGGACTGGAGCACGCTTTTCCAGATCCTTCTTCATATCCAGCACGATCCGCCGTCCTGTGCGTCCATCCCGTTGCACATCAGAGAAGGCAAAGCAACTAAGCGGCGTCTCAGCTCCCAAGACCGGCAACACCTGGTTATTCAGGCAGTTGGCGTAGTCCTTGCGTGTCGACTCGCGATGACGAGACGTGGCCAGATATTCCCTAACCGCCAATCCCAAGGTTGGTGAGTCTTGAGGCTAGGCCGGGAGCACCGACTGCTTGTAGACATGTAGGTCCTCTCCGCTATCGAGACCCCAAGCTCTGATCTTGGTCCAGGTGTCACGGGCCTCCTTCAAGGTCAGCTGACCATGCCCTCTGCCGTAGACCCCGAGGGAGTACTCCTTTTGTTTTCCAGAGCGTCCTGGAGGGAACCGGTAACGCCCCACGAAACGCTTGCTGCCGCCTTTTAAAGCCGGTTCCACCACCAGCAAGAGGGAATTGCCCAAAGCATGGGTTGAACGCTTTGGACCGGCCTGCAGAGCCCTGACTTGCGAGTCATTGAGGGAGGTCTGCGGCATTCTCACAACACCAGATTTTCTCACAACACATTAGCAAAAATCTCACAACACGTCTCACAACACGGTCATTGGAAATCCAAGGATTCCGCTGGACATTGGCGGACAGCAAAAGGCCCCAGACATGCTGAAGCAAAAGGGTTTAAGGAAATCTTGCGCCCGTAACGGACGTCAATTGAACGGAGAGGGTGGGATTCGAACCCACGAGGGTTTGACCCCTACACGATTTCGAGTCGTGCGCAATCAACCGGACTCTGCCACCTCTCCACACGCCTAACCGGCGTGCCTTAACTCTAAAGGGCGACCTCCGGTCCGCCTTCCTTCAACCAGCTTCGCTCGGTGCGATTGGGCGGAAATCCAAGCCAGGTGCCATCGACATCGCCGGAGCTGCCCTGATGCCGCAGAGCCCACAGGGCCTGAGGCCTGGGCAACAGGCGCCAGCGCTGATCACCGACCCGCAGCAGCATTGCCTGGCCGCGGTCCGAAAGCAGCTCGACAGACAGCCCATCACTGAGGAGGCGCTGACCCATGGCGAGACCGGCGCGACCCTGATGCGGTGCGACCACGCGATGCCCAAGGCCCTCCCAGCAGGCCATCGCTTCAGTTGCCACAGGATCGAACAGCATCACCCAGTCCAGCCGTCCATGGCCATGGGCATCCGCCAGGCGGCGGGCCATCCGGCAACTGCTTGCATCAGCTGACGTACTGACGAGAGCTGCGCGGCCCTGATGACGGGCCAGCAGCCAGTGCTGCCGGCCGCGCTGAGCCGTTACCACACCATCCGCCAGCTGAACGCATCCCTGCACCACCACAGCCGACAGCGTGAGCAGCAACCCCATCGGCCGCCAACGCCCATTACGAGGCAGTAACTATGGCAGCACGCCGAGCACCAGCAACACCACCACCCAAGGCTGGGGATGGCCAGTGAGCAATCGCGCGGCAGGCCAGTGACTGATCCAACTCACCAGGGTGATTAGCAGAGCAGCCAGCTGCGCCACCGGCCAGGCCAACAACGGCAGTGCCGCCGCCGGCAACAGCAGCGACGCCAGAGCCAGACCCATCGCCGAGAGGGTCAACGGGGCCAGCAGCGGAGCCGCCAACAGGTTGGCCAGCAAGGCATAGAGGGGAGCTGAGCCGAAGTGCAGCAGCTGCAGCGGCAAGGTCCAGGCCATCGCAGCCAGGGGAACTGCCAGGGCTGGTGCCAACCAGCCGAGCCGCATCGGCAAACGCTCCGCCCACCATCTTTCTAATCAAGGGCCCGTGATAATCAATCCCGCCGTGGCAGCAGCGCTGAGCTGAAAACCGATCGAGCGAGCCCAGGCGGGATGCACCAGCAGCATCAGGCTGAGGGTGAGCAGCAACACCCCAAAGCCATGGCTGCTCTCACCGGACTCTCGGATCAGCAGCGCAGTGGCCCCCATCAACACCGCCCGCACCACCGACGGTTGCGCTCCAGCACAGAGCAGAAAAATCAATAACGCCAACGCCGCCAGGGCCAGTCGCAGGGAACGCCCCAGGCAGCGACCCACCGCCAGAGCAGCACCCAGCAACACCGAGAGGTGGAAGCCTGAGGCCGCCAGGGCATGGGACAGCCCAGCCACCCGAAAGGCCTGGCGCAGTGCATCTGGAAGCTGCACCTGGGCACTCCCCAGCACCAGCGCCGCCAGCACCCCCGCCTCGCTCTGCTCCAGCCGCGGCCTGAAGACGATCAGCAATCTGCCGCCGCAGATCGGCGATGGGGGTCCAGGGCCGGCTGAGCACCTCGATGCTCGTGGCCCGCAGCTGGCTCCAACTGCCCCGGGCCGCCAAGCGTTCCGCCGGACCAGGCAGCAGGGGGTGAACACCAGCAGCGGGGCGTTTCATCGACCCGCGCACCCGAACGCGCCAACCCTGGCGGGGTGGATCCGGGCAAGGACGGAGCTGAAGCTCCGTGCGTCCGTCACGACGAACCGCGTCGATCCACTCCACCGCCACAAGAGCGGAGCAGGCGTCATCAAACCGTCGGGCATCCGCCAGCAGCCGACCGGTCAGCTGCACGTTGGAGCGGTTCTGCTGGATCGAGTGGGATGGATCAGACGCTTGCGGCAGCGGAGCCCCCCAGAACAGCCCCCGCAGCAGCAAGGTCAGGCAGAGCAGCAGGGCGCAGGACCGAACAGAGGGGAATCGGGGCAGGAGAAATCAGGCTGCTGACGGAAGTGTTCCCCCCTCCAGCAGCGGGAATCCCAGCGCTTCCCGCTCCGCCAGCCAGGCTTCCGCCACCCTGCGGGCCAGGGTGCGAATCCGACCGATGGTGGCGGTGCGTTCGGTGACCGAGATCACGCCGCGGGCTTCCAACAGGTTGAAAGTGTGGCTGCACTTGAGCACGAAATCCAGTGCTGGAGCCGGAAGCTTCTTCTCGATCAAGTCAGAGGCCTCGGCCTCATAGATGGCGAACAGCTGCTTCAGCCGCTCGGGATCGGAGCCTTCGAAGTTGAAGTGGCACTGCCCCTTTTCAAAGGGCAGCCAGATGTCGCCGTAGTTGCGCTCAGCGTTCCAGCTCAGATCCCAGATGCTCTCCACGTCCTGGAGATACGTGGCCAGGCGCTCGAGGCCGTAGGTGATTTCGATCGACACCGGTTTGCAGTCGATCCCGCCGCATTGCTGGAAGTAGGTGAACTGGGTCACCTCCATCCCATCCAGCCACACCTCCCAGCCCACACCCCAGGCACCAAGGGTGGGGGATTCCCAGTTGTCCTCCACAAAGCGAATGTCGTGGTCGGCAGCCTTGATCCCCAGGGCTGCCAGGGAGGCCAGGTAGGTCTCCTGGATGCCGTCTGGGGAGGGTTTGATCAGCACCTGGAACTGGAAGTAGTGCTGAGCCCGGTTGGGGTTATCGCCGTAGCGACCATCGGTGGGCCGGCGGCAGGGCTCGGGATAGGCCACGGCCCAGGGTTCCGGACCGATCGCCCGCAGCACCGTATGGGGGCTCATGGTGCCGGCCCCTTTCTCGGTGTCGTAGGGCTGCAGCAGCAGGCATCCCTGATCCGCCCAGAAGCGCTGCAAGGTCGAGATGATGTCCTGAAAATGCACTGCGAACCGAAGGTGCCTGGGGGTTGATTCTGCCCAGGGAGTCAGCCCCCATCCCCAATCGACCAGGCCAACCCGTTTGTGCCAACTGGCCGAGCTGCCTGAGTCGGGAGGAACGGCAGTCGAACTCTGGGATCCGCCACATCCGCTCCCGGCCGGCGAACTGGCCAATGATGTTGATGCTGGGGCGACGCACCACCTGATGCCTGATCTCGAGGTGAACGCATGTAGAGGAGCCCCGCATAAATCTCCTTGGGGTTGTCCACATGCGGCGGCTGATTGGTGGACGCCCCGCCGACGGGCTCGTTCAGCACGAACTGACAGTCGGTGACGAGATCCGATGGACCGCCCATCCGCCTTGGTGCCACCGCACCGGTAAGCAAACGCTGCAAGCGTCTCGGTCCGAGACAGCGCAGCAGCTGGGGCTCAAACAGACGCACCACCGCCTGCAAGTACTCGGCACTGGTCTGTAACCGCAGGAAGTCCTCCCAGATGGGAGGGAGATCGCTCCAGGGCAGTGCCTATGCAGTTTTCAGACGTCGGATGGGGCTGCCGCCATCCATCCGCAGGACCCGGCCCAGGATCTGCTCCTCAGGGAACGTCGTTTTCAGTTCGGAATAGATCGCCTCCGGCAGCGCCACTTCGGTGAAGACGTGGGGATAAGGGGTCTTCAACCCGTTCGATCGACTGGAGGCAACTGAGCCGCTCCATCACCAAAGGGGTGCAGCCGTACCGAGCCAGGCAGACCTCAGCTCTTCAAAGCCAGACAGCGGCGCAGATGGGCAATGGCGTGATGGCGATGGGGGTTGCTGACGTTCGGTCCGATCAACCCCAGCCAGAAACTGCCATCGCCCTGGAACACGAGCACCGGTTTGGCGCCGCCCTTGCCGTGGGATTCCAGCAAGGACATGCAGAGTTTTTCGGCTACTTCATGGCCCTTGGGTTGCTGACGCAGGCGCCGGAGCAGGGGATCCACCTGCGAGAACGAAACAAAGCTGGCGCGGGCTGAATCGGTCACCAGGATCAGCCCATCCAGCCACTGCACTTCCTGAAGCAACTCATCAATCCTTGGAAGCAGCGTCGGGAGCGGGAAGGCCATAACAGACCTCTTCTTAAACTTATCTTTAGCTTTACGACGCCAGTCGACTGTGTCGCAAGCGACGCAACACAAGCTTCACCGTTTCAACAGCAACATTCCCATCTGCCCCGCCACCAGGGTGTGATGCCTGGCCTCTGCAAATCCCGCCTCCAGGGCCAAACGCTCCTGAGCCGTGCCATCGGGGAACCTTTTCAAGCTCTCCTCCAGATAGGCGTACTCCTCCTTAAGACCCGCCGCAGACGCCACCGGCACCACAAGCCGACGCAGATAAAACCGCTGGAAGTCCGCGGCAGGCCCTGCCGTCGTCAGGCGATTGAAATCGAGTACACCAGCGAGGCGACCTGGTTTGAGCAGACGGGCCATCTCCTTCAGTCCCACCACCGGATCCGCGAGGTTGCGCAAGCCATAGGCCATCACAATCCCATCGGCCGAGGCATCCGGCAGCCCCGTGGACAGGGCATCCCCCTGCTGGAACACAACATTCAGCCAGGGCTGACGGCTTTGGCGGTGACGGGCGAGCTCCAGCGGTGCTGCCGCAGCATCCAGACCCAGCACTGAGCCACCGGGCCGTACGCGCCGGGCCAGCTCAAGGGCGAGATCCCCCGTCCCGCAGCAGAGATCTAGCCAGGTCTCGCCGGCTGCAGGCCGGAGCAAGCACTGCAACTGGCGCTTCCACTGACGATGCAGCCCAAGGCTCAGCAGGTCATTGAGTTGGTCGTAACGGGATGCGACCGAATCGAACAGCTGCTCAACTGCAGCGGGGTCACCTGGTTTCACGGACGAATCGATAGACCTCGCGCCAGCAGATCCTGCTTGATCTCCTCGACCGTGAGAACACCGTCATGCAACAGGGAGGCCAGCAGCGCAGCGGAGGCATGTCCACCGTCCGGTCCTGTCTCCAGGGCCTGGGCGATGTGGTCGATGCAACCGGCCCCACCGGATGCGATCACGGGCACCGGGACCGCATCGGCCACTGCACGGGTCAGGGCAAGGTCGTAGCCGGCCTGGGTGCCATCGCCGTCCATGGAGGTCAGCAGAATTTCGCCAGCACCGAGCTCCGCCACCCGTCGTGCCCAATCCACCGCATCCAGACCGGTGTTCTCGCGCCCACCCTTCACAAAAACGTCCCAGCCATCCCCATCCCGCCTGCGGGCATCGATCGCCACAACGATGCACTGACAGCCAAAACGCTCAGCCCCCTCACGCACCAACTCAGGCCGTCGCACTGCAGAGGAGTTCAAGCTCACCTTGTCGGCCCCGGCCCTCAGCAGATCGGTGATGCCCTCCACCGTGGAGATCCCACCACCCACAGTGAAAGGAATCGTGACCGATTCGGCGGTGCGATGCACCATGTCGATCAGGGTGCCGCGGCCTTCGTGGCTGGCCGCGATGTCAAGAAAGACCAGCTCGTCCGCCCCGGCGCCGCTGTAGCGACAGGCCAGTTCCACAGGATCACCGGCGTCTCGCAGACCGACGAAGTTGACGCCCTTCACCACCCGTCCGCGGGCGACATCCAGGCAGGGAATCAAGCGGAGAGCAACCATCTGTTCGGCGCAAAAGCGACTGTTAGGGTTGCGCCACTCTCCAAGCCTTGCAGGCCATGTCCCAGGCTGCGTCGATCAACATCGGCTCCAAGATCCGCGTCACTCGTGTTCGTGATCGGATTCCTCAAAGCCTGGTGGACCTGCTCAAAGCTGACGCCAGCGGCACGGTGAAAGAATTCCGCACCGTGGACGGCAAGG
Coding sequences within it:
- the ubiE gene encoding bifunctional demethylmenaquinone methyltransferase/2-methoxy-6-polyprenyl-1,4-benzoquinol methylase UbiE, with product MKPGDPAAVEQLFDSVASRYDQLNDLLSLGLHRQWKRQLQCLLRPAAGETWLDLCCGTGDLALELARRVRPGGSVLGLDAAAAPLELARHRQSRQPWLNVVFQQGDALSTGLPDASADGIVMAYGLRNLADPVVGLKEMARLLKPGRLAGVLDFNRLTTAGPAADFQRFYLRRLVVPVASAAGLKEEYAYLEESLKRFPDGTAQERLALEAGFAEARHHTLVAGQMGMLLLKR
- the glyQ gene encoding glycine--tRNA ligase subunit alpha; amino-acid sequence: MHFQDIISTLQRFWADQGCLLLQPYDTEKGAGTMSPHTVLRAIGPEPWAVAYPEPCRRPTDGRYGDNPNRAQHYFQFQVLIKPSPDGIQETYLASLAALGIKAADHDIRFVEDNWESPTLGAWGVGWEVWLDGMEVTQFTYFQQCGGIDCKPVSIEITYGLERLATYLQDVESIWDLSWNAERNYGDIWLPFEKGQCHFNFEGSDPERLKQLFAIYEAEASDLIEKKLPAPALDFVLKCSHTFNLLEARGVISVTERTATIGRIRTLARRVAEAWLAEREALGFPLLEGGTLPSAA
- a CDS encoding tyrosine-type recombinase/integrase codes for the protein MGLAVREYLATSRHRESTRKDYANCLNNQVLPVLGAETPLSCFAFSDVQRDGRTGRRIVLDMKKDLEKRAPVQADKALMVLRQVFGYAIDQGWMSEPNPAQGSRHARSSHVVQHHPTLTADQLPTFFERLNFNETKGSLVVRSAVKLLFLSFLRVGSLAGIRWSEIDEGESILTIPAERMKSKKSHLVPLTQPMIDVLEPLKDLTGDTGYVFDTGRGGCYPHMNPASINAYLIKLGYQGLLRAHGVRSIPLTIGQDILGYKPEVIQRQLAHAIGDKVRQAYDRSTLLKERRDFMIAWSDYLLDQGLEG
- a CDS encoding helix-turn-helix transcriptional regulator codes for the protein MRQSRLIRLSEVKEMTGLSRSTIYSHMSQGLFPKQSKVGTRIAVWLESDILSWIEQTTKQ
- the petP gene encoding cytochrome b6f subunit PetP encodes the protein MSQAASINIGSKIRVTRVRDRIPQSLVDLLKADASGTVKEFRTVDGKGIGVVVELSDGSTNWFFEDEIAAA
- the hisF gene encoding imidazole glycerol phosphate synthase subunit HisF, with product MVALRLIPCLDVARGRVVKGVNFVGLRDAGDPVELACRYSGAGADELVFLDIAASHEGRGTLIDMVHRTAESVTIPFTVGGGISTVEGITDLLRAGADKVSLNSSAVRRPELVREGAERFGCQCIVVAIDARRRDGDGWDVFVKGGRENTGLDAVDWARRVAELGAGEILLTSMDGDGTQAGYDLALTRAVADAVPVPVIASGGAGCIDHIAQALETGPDGGHASAALLASLLHDGVLTVEEIKQDLLARGLSIRP
- a CDS encoding Arm DNA-binding domain-containing protein gives rise to the protein MPQTSLNDSQVRALQAGPKRSTHALGNSLLLVVEPALKGGSKRFVGRYRFPPGRSGKQKEYSLGVYGRGHGQLTLKEARDTWTKIRAWGLDSGEDLHVYKQSVLPA